One genomic region from Ornithinicoccus hortensis encodes:
- a CDS encoding Gfo/Idh/MocA family protein: MSQTAWGIIGAARIAREQVIPAIRRADAGEVVAVSSASGKAGPYAEELAIARAHDSHEALLADPDVESVYIALPNGHHAEWIQRAARAGKHVLCEKPIVLGPAELDAVEAAAAEAGVVVEEAFMYRHHPQLRVVRDLLADGTLGDLVALEARLHFTLDRVAGAGDLRLDPALGGGSLLDVGCYPVDLFGLLTGAEPDGVAASAVRDEPGGVDTRFAGVLRYGDVLSTFDASFDSLFRGTATIIGTRGSLTLADVFRADRTDGIGALVLETEEGTRELRPEGDQYAAQAAAFARLVRAGRRDEEHWRLTRYTTRTLDRLAAAARPDR, from the coding sequence ATGAGCCAGACCGCGTGGGGGATCATCGGGGCCGCCCGGATCGCCCGGGAGCAGGTGATCCCGGCCATCCGCCGGGCGGACGCGGGCGAGGTCGTCGCCGTCAGCAGCGCCAGCGGCAAGGCGGGGCCGTATGCCGAGGAGCTGGCTATCGCGCGCGCCCACGACTCCCACGAGGCGCTGCTCGCCGACCCGGACGTCGAGTCGGTCTACATCGCGCTGCCGAACGGCCACCACGCCGAGTGGATCCAGCGGGCGGCGCGGGCCGGGAAGCATGTGCTCTGCGAGAAGCCCATCGTGCTCGGCCCCGCCGAGCTGGACGCCGTCGAGGCCGCCGCCGCGGAGGCCGGGGTGGTCGTCGAGGAGGCGTTCATGTACCGCCACCACCCGCAGCTCCGGGTGGTCCGCGACCTGCTGGCCGACGGGACCCTGGGCGACCTGGTGGCGCTCGAGGCCCGCCTGCACTTCACGCTGGACCGGGTCGCGGGGGCCGGCGACCTGCGGCTCGACCCCGCGCTCGGGGGCGGCAGCCTGCTCGACGTCGGCTGCTACCCGGTCGACCTGTTCGGCCTGCTCACCGGCGCCGAGCCCGACGGGGTCGCGGCGTCGGCCGTCCGTGACGAGCCGGGCGGGGTGGACACCCGGTTCGCCGGGGTGCTGCGCTACGGCGACGTCCTGTCCACCTTCGACGCCAGCTTCGACAGCCTGTTCCGCGGGACCGCGACCATCATCGGCACCCGCGGGTCGCTCACCCTCGCCGACGTTTTCCGGGCCGACCGCACCGACGGCATCGGCGCCCTGGTCCTGGAGACCGAGGAGGGCACCCGGGAGCTCCGCCCGGAGGGCGACCAGTACGCCGCCCAGGCCGCAGCCTTCGCCCGACTGGTCCGTGCCGGGAGGCGCGACGAAGAGCACTGGCGACTGACGAGATACACCACCCGCACCCTGGACCGGCTGGCTGCCGCCGCCCGTCCCGACCGCTGA
- a CDS encoding GntR family transcriptional regulator — MEHELTNAPERTIDRTSSTPYYHQLKEILREQVTSGALRPGDRLAGEHELGRRYGVSRPVVRQALAGLHRENVLERVKGRGTFVATPRTSQSLVQDVHGLHDDVHAMGRTLRSEVRQLVVEPADRDISQRLRVDPDAPVVLLERLRFVDDEPWVFTISHVPFALAPELVRQDFTEASLYHLLQEKYGLVIVRSDRAVEAQRADARLARDLQIPAGDPVLKLTSVGFGADGVPIETFVAYHRADRSRFEVSLTRSEQGAPSAPVVRIV, encoded by the coding sequence GTGGAGCACGAGCTGACCAACGCGCCGGAGCGGACGATCGACAGGACCTCGTCCACCCCCTACTACCACCAGCTCAAGGAGATCCTGCGCGAGCAGGTGACCAGCGGCGCCCTGCGGCCGGGCGACCGGCTCGCCGGGGAGCACGAGCTGGGCCGGCGCTACGGGGTCTCCCGGCCGGTGGTGCGCCAGGCCCTGGCCGGGTTGCACCGGGAGAACGTGCTCGAGCGGGTCAAGGGCCGGGGCACCTTCGTCGCGACGCCGCGCACCTCGCAGAGCCTGGTGCAGGACGTCCACGGCCTGCACGACGACGTGCACGCGATGGGCCGCACACTGCGCAGCGAGGTCCGCCAGCTCGTCGTCGAACCGGCCGACCGCGACATCAGCCAGCGGTTGCGGGTGGATCCGGACGCGCCGGTCGTCCTGCTGGAGCGGCTGCGCTTCGTCGACGACGAGCCGTGGGTCTTCACGATCAGCCACGTGCCGTTCGCGCTGGCGCCCGAGCTGGTGCGGCAGGACTTCACCGAGGCCTCGCTCTACCACCTGCTGCAGGAGAAGTACGGGCTGGTGATCGTGCGCAGCGACCGGGCCGTGGAGGCCCAGCGCGCCGACGCGAGGCTCGCCCGCGACCTGCAGATCCCGGCCGGCGACCCGGTGCTGAAACTGACCAGCGTCGGGTTCGGCGCGGACGGGGTGCCGATCGAGACGTTCGTCGCCTACCACCGGGCGGACCGTTCCCGGTTCGAGGTGAGCCTGACCCGCTCCGAGCAGGGGGCGCCCTCCGCGCCGGTCGTGCGCATCGTCTGA
- a CDS encoding twin-arginine translocase TatA/TatE family subunit — protein MLANLTGWHALVILAIVLLVFGSAKLPGLARSVGESMRILRDEVHTTDTAATDRTGGTDDTTADKAAQAPSRLAS, from the coding sequence ATGCTCGCAAACCTCACGGGCTGGCACGCCCTCGTCATCCTCGCCATCGTCCTGCTCGTCTTCGGCTCGGCCAAGCTGCCGGGTCTCGCCAGGAGCGTCGGTGAGTCGATGCGGATCCTGCGCGACGAGGTCCACACCACGGACACCGCCGCCACGGACCGGACCGGCGGCACCGACGACACCACCGCGGACAAGGCCGCGCAGGCCCCGAGCCGGCTGGCGTCGTGA
- the eda gene encoding bifunctional 4-hydroxy-2-oxoglutarate aldolase/2-dehydro-3-deoxy-phosphogluconate aldolase, translated as MDARDLMALSPVIPVVVLPEVGQAVPVARALAAGGVGVIEVTLRTEAGLESVRRIAAEVPEIVVGAGTVTTPEQAAASAAAGARFLVTPGSTPRLLNAALDTGLAVLPGAATLGEMMALLERGLDAMKFFPAVPAGGTAYLSAAHGPLPAARFCPTGGITPANAPEFLALPNVGCVGGSWLTPRDALEAGDWDRVRDLAAAASGLGG; from the coding sequence ATGGACGCCCGCGACCTGATGGCCCTCTCCCCCGTGATCCCCGTGGTGGTGCTGCCGGAGGTCGGGCAGGCGGTCCCGGTGGCCCGGGCCCTGGCCGCCGGCGGCGTCGGCGTGATCGAGGTGACCCTGCGCACCGAGGCCGGGCTGGAGTCGGTGCGCCGGATCGCCGCCGAGGTCCCCGAGATCGTGGTCGGCGCCGGCACCGTGACCACCCCGGAGCAGGCGGCCGCGTCCGCTGCGGCGGGGGCCCGCTTCCTGGTCACCCCGGGCAGCACGCCGCGGCTGCTCAACGCCGCGCTCGACACCGGGCTGGCCGTGCTCCCGGGCGCGGCCACGCTGGGCGAGATGATGGCGCTGCTGGAGCGCGGGCTGGACGCGATGAAGTTCTTCCCCGCGGTCCCCGCCGGCGGCACGGCATACCTCTCCGCGGCCCACGGCCCGCTGCCCGCCGCACGGTTCTGCCCCACCGGGGGGATCACCCCGGCCAATGCCCCCGAGTTCCTGGCGCTGCCCAACGTCGGGTGCGTGGGCGGGTCCTGGCTGACGCCGCGGGACGCGCTGGAGGCCGGGGACTGGGACCGGGTGCGCGACCTGGCGGCCGCGGCGTCCGGGCTGGGCGGCTGA
- a CDS encoding phosphotriesterase family protein, whose product MTPVIRTVTGDLPPDQLGPTDYHEHLFQVSPLLPGDELDDERASGAEAAALKRSGAAAMVEATPIGLGRDPAACARISRATGLHVVHTTGAHRHEHYAADDPLLGRSTDELRTLFRTDLLEGMDGTGVRAGLVKAGVGLWSIDPFERRALEAAGGLAAELGVPVMVHLEHGSAAHEVLDLLASAGCSADRVALAHVDRNPDPVLHAELADRGAYLGYDGAARRQRWPDSVLVDCLAATVAAGAGERVLLGGDVARRSRYTAYGGMPGLGYLFDRFLPRVRAVIGPDATDTVLRANPARWLAWEPAP is encoded by the coding sequence GTGACCCCAGTGATCCGCACGGTGACCGGCGACCTGCCGCCGGACCAGCTCGGCCCCACCGACTACCACGAGCACCTGTTCCAGGTCTCGCCCCTGCTGCCCGGCGACGAGCTGGACGACGAGCGGGCCAGCGGCGCCGAGGCGGCCGCCCTCAAGCGGTCCGGGGCGGCCGCGATGGTGGAGGCGACCCCGATCGGGCTGGGGCGCGACCCCGCCGCCTGCGCCCGCATCTCCCGGGCCACCGGCCTGCACGTCGTCCACACCACCGGCGCCCACCGGCACGAGCACTACGCCGCCGACGACCCGCTGCTGGGTCGCTCCACCGACGAGCTCCGCACGCTGTTCCGCACCGACCTGCTGGAGGGGATGGACGGCACCGGGGTGCGGGCCGGGCTGGTGAAGGCGGGCGTCGGCCTCTGGTCGATCGACCCGTTCGAGCGCCGCGCCCTCGAGGCGGCCGGTGGCCTGGCTGCCGAGCTCGGCGTGCCGGTCATGGTGCACCTGGAGCACGGCAGTGCCGCCCACGAGGTGCTCGACCTGCTCGCGTCCGCGGGCTGCTCCGCCGACCGGGTCGCCCTGGCCCACGTGGACCGCAACCCCGACCCGGTGCTGCACGCCGAGCTCGCCGACCGCGGCGCCTACCTCGGCTACGACGGGGCGGCCCGGCGTCAGCGCTGGCCGGACTCGGTCCTGGTGGACTGCCTCGCCGCGACGGTCGCCGCCGGCGCCGGCGAGCGGGTCCTCCTCGGCGGTGACGTCGCGCGCCGGTCCCGCTACACGGCATACGGCGGTATGCCGGGGCTCGGCTACCTCTTCGACCGCTTCCTCCCGCGGGTCCGGGCCGTGATCGGGCCGGACGCCACGGACACCGTGCTGCGGGCGAACCCCGCGCGCTGGCTCGCCTGGGAGCCGGCGCCGTGA
- a CDS encoding FadR/GntR family transcriptional regulator yields MSLTDQAILKIKEMIISGELRPGDRLPPEQGLSEKLGLSRSSLREAIKALTMFKVLDVRRGDGTYVTSLKPSLLTDAMAFVVDLHQDSSVLELMEARRVLEAAAVRRAATRITDEQVAALWEAIPSSEGLGAEELVEADLTFHRLLAQASGNDYLVGMLDGLSASTVRARIWRGLTEDNAVTRTIDEHGAIVRALEQHDPVLAEACLVVHIGGVEQWLRHTLTTEELADRAAAAAEEDPEVDEG; encoded by the coding sequence ATGTCCCTGACCGACCAGGCGATCCTGAAGATCAAGGAGATGATCATCTCCGGCGAGCTGCGCCCCGGGGACCGTCTCCCACCCGAGCAGGGGCTCAGCGAGAAGCTCGGCCTGTCCCGCAGCTCGCTGCGCGAGGCCATCAAGGCGCTCACCATGTTCAAGGTGCTCGACGTGCGCCGCGGCGACGGCACCTATGTCACCAGCCTCAAGCCGTCGCTGCTCACGGACGCGATGGCGTTCGTCGTGGACCTGCACCAGGACAGCAGCGTCCTGGAGCTGATGGAGGCGCGCCGGGTGCTCGAGGCGGCCGCGGTGCGCCGGGCCGCCACCCGGATCACCGACGAGCAGGTCGCGGCGCTGTGGGAGGCCATCCCGTCCAGCGAGGGGCTGGGCGCGGAGGAGCTGGTCGAGGCCGACCTGACCTTCCACCGGTTGCTCGCGCAGGCGTCCGGCAACGACTACCTGGTGGGCATGCTGGACGGGTTGTCGGCAAGTACCGTCCGCGCCCGGATCTGGCGCGGCCTCACCGAGGACAACGCGGTCACCCGCACGATCGACGAGCACGGCGCCATCGTGCGCGCCCTCGAGCAGCACGACCCCGTCCTGGCCGAGGCCTGCCTGGTGGTGCACATCGGCGGGGTCGAGCAGTGGTTGCGGCACACCCTGACGACCGAGGAGCTGGCCGACCGGGCGGCCGCGGCCGCCGAGGAGGACCCCGAGGTCGACGAGGGGTAG
- a CDS encoding helix-turn-helix domain-containing protein, with protein sequence MLSENHLAWSLRELFWDDTGFSASVQRRAIGDLVLVDCACDPSVGRRTPRELTETDEGYLVLLMTLSGTEVVEQDGVQSRLVPGSAVVWDSESEAMFAVESPLRKRSLIMPKSALAEVGVRGRLQTGRVLDHTAPAMRLLADYLEAMSRGIDDLPVGVIPSVRNATIELVAAALQAAPAGLHDPSSIRALAQDHIDRHLRDPGLTPTSVAAAVQVSLRTLHRAFAESDHTVAEVIRIRRLAAARDDLLARSTVGAVARRWQFSDNSHFTRAFKRQFGVTPSDLQRAALTGSD encoded by the coding sequence ATGCTCAGCGAGAACCACCTCGCCTGGTCCCTGCGGGAGCTGTTCTGGGACGACACGGGCTTCTCCGCATCTGTCCAGCGGCGGGCGATCGGCGACCTGGTCCTGGTCGACTGCGCGTGCGACCCGTCCGTGGGTCGGCGCACACCGCGGGAACTCACCGAGACCGACGAGGGCTACCTCGTCCTGCTGATGACCCTGTCCGGCACGGAAGTGGTCGAGCAGGACGGCGTCCAGAGCCGGCTGGTGCCCGGGTCGGCGGTCGTCTGGGACTCCGAGTCGGAGGCGATGTTCGCCGTGGAGTCACCGCTGCGCAAGCGGTCGCTCATCATGCCGAAGTCCGCGCTGGCGGAGGTCGGGGTGCGGGGCCGGTTGCAGACGGGCCGGGTGCTCGACCACACCGCGCCGGCGATGCGCCTGCTCGCCGACTACCTGGAGGCGATGTCCCGCGGCATCGACGACCTCCCGGTCGGGGTGATCCCTTCGGTGCGCAACGCCACCATTGAGCTAGTCGCGGCGGCGCTGCAGGCGGCACCGGCGGGTCTGCACGACCCCTCCTCCATCCGGGCGCTGGCCCAAGACCACATCGACCGTCACCTGCGTGACCCGGGCCTGACCCCCACCTCGGTCGCGGCCGCGGTCCAGGTGTCGCTGCGCACCCTGCACCGCGCGTTCGCCGAGTCGGACCACACGGTGGCCGAGGTGATCCGCATCCGCCGGCTCGCCGCCGCCCGCGATGACCTGTTGGCCCGCTCCACCGTGGGCGCGGTCGCCCGACGCTGGCAGTTCAGCGACAACAGCCACTTCACCCGGGCCTTCAAGCGCCAGTTCGGGGTGACGCCCAGTGACCTGCAGCGCGCCGCGCTGACCGGGTCGGACTAG
- a CDS encoding sugar phosphate isomerase/epimerase family protein yields MRIGCHGLVWTGDYDAAGIRRAVAQTREAGFDLIEFPLMDPATFDATAARAALDEHGLDATGSLGLSAPTDISSEDPARVRAGEELLNRAVDVLAELGAEHLCGVIYSAMQKYLEPATARGIANSQEVIGRVAGRAAEAGISVSVEVTNRYESNVLNTARQAREFVAGLEPSVGVHLDTYHMNIEEPSMFAPVLETADQLRYVHIGESHRGYLGTGSVDFAGFFKALHQVGYDGPIVFESFSSAVVSPTLTSALGIWRNLWEDGAELGAHANTFIRGQLAANASLRHH; encoded by the coding sequence ATGAGGATCGGGTGCCACGGACTGGTGTGGACCGGGGATTACGACGCCGCCGGGATCAGGCGTGCGGTCGCACAGACCCGGGAGGCCGGCTTCGACCTGATCGAGTTCCCGCTGATGGACCCGGCGACCTTCGACGCCACGGCCGCCCGCGCGGCGCTCGACGAGCACGGGCTGGACGCCACCGGGAGCCTGGGGCTGAGCGCGCCGACCGACATCAGCAGCGAGGACCCGGCCCGGGTGCGCGCCGGTGAGGAGTTGCTCAATCGGGCCGTCGACGTGCTCGCCGAGCTTGGCGCGGAGCACCTGTGCGGCGTGATCTACAGCGCGATGCAGAAGTACCTGGAGCCGGCGACCGCTCGGGGTATCGCGAACAGCCAGGAGGTGATCGGCCGGGTCGCGGGCCGAGCGGCCGAGGCCGGCATCTCGGTCAGCGTCGAGGTGACCAACCGATACGAGTCCAACGTGCTCAACACCGCACGCCAGGCGCGGGAGTTCGTCGCCGGCCTCGAACCTTCGGTCGGGGTGCACCTGGACACGTACCACATGAACATCGAGGAGCCCAGCATGTTCGCCCCGGTCCTGGAGACCGCGGACCAGCTGCGCTACGTGCACATCGGCGAGAGCCACCGCGGCTACCTCGGCACCGGCAGCGTCGACTTTGCCGGGTTCTTCAAGGCGCTGCACCAGGTCGGCTACGACGGCCCGATCGTCTTCGAATCCTTCTCCTCCGCGGTCGTCTCCCCGACCCTGACCAGCGCCCTCGGCATCTGGCGCAACCTGTGGGAGGACGGTGCCGAGCTCGGCGCCCACGCCAACACCTTCATCCGCGGCCAGCTCGCCGCGAACGCCTCGCTGCGACACCACTGA
- a CDS encoding NAD(P)-dependent oxidoreductase, whose product MSATGQVLVNTARAGVVDEEAVAQGLSSGRLAAFAADTLATESASDDSSPLLHPDLAEQVVLTPHLGAQTVEAVDLMGSMAVDNVLAVLAGGDPVHPVHPLPDSQGAR is encoded by the coding sequence GTGAGCGCCACCGGCCAGGTCCTGGTCAACACCGCCCGGGCCGGCGTGGTGGACGAGGAGGCCGTGGCGCAGGGGCTGTCCTCCGGCCGGCTCGCCGCCTTCGCCGCCGACACCCTCGCCACCGAGTCCGCGTCGGACGACTCCTCCCCCCTGCTGCACCCCGACCTCGCCGAGCAGGTCGTGCTCACCCCGCACCTGGGCGCCCAGACCGTCGAGGCCGTCGACCTGATGGGCTCCATGGCGGTCGACAACGTGCTCGCCGTCCTCGCCGGCGGCGACCCGGTCCACCCGGTCCACCCCCTCCCCGACTCCCAAGGAGCCCGATGA
- a CDS encoding ribokinase codes for MGRVIVFGSLSQDLHLPMQRHPRTGETVMSGDIEYRFGGKGANQAVAAARAGVGSVFVGKVGDDPQGREYVERLRIFGVDTSQMEIVEDAPTGTAIIYNDKDGENMIVVAPGANHRMGMADLDRLDDLTGEDVLLMPLELPLDVVAAAAWRGHERGARVMLNLAPFAELPADVLALCDPVVVNEHEADLLAQAGLEVPELLTTLGAEGARWGDLTVPATPVTPVDTTGAGDAFCGTLAAALCRGADRAAALAEAAEAASANVLHHGAQPPLPAE; via the coding sequence GTGGGCAGAGTCATCGTGTTCGGTTCGCTCAGCCAGGACCTTCACCTGCCGATGCAGCGCCACCCGCGCACCGGCGAGACGGTGATGTCGGGTGACATCGAGTACCGGTTCGGGGGGAAGGGCGCCAACCAGGCGGTCGCCGCGGCCCGTGCCGGGGTGGGCTCGGTCTTCGTCGGCAAGGTCGGGGACGACCCGCAGGGGCGGGAGTATGTCGAACGGCTGCGGATCTTCGGCGTGGACACCTCGCAGATGGAGATCGTGGAGGACGCGCCCACCGGGACGGCCATCATCTACAACGACAAGGACGGCGAGAACATGATCGTCGTCGCGCCGGGGGCGAACCACCGGATGGGGATGGCCGACCTCGACCGGCTCGACGACCTCACCGGTGAGGACGTCCTGCTGATGCCACTGGAGCTGCCGCTGGACGTCGTCGCGGCCGCGGCATGGCGCGGCCACGAGCGCGGCGCCCGGGTGATGCTGAACCTGGCCCCGTTCGCCGAGCTGCCCGCCGACGTGCTGGCGCTGTGCGACCCGGTGGTGGTGAACGAGCATGAGGCCGACCTCCTCGCGCAGGCGGGGCTGGAGGTGCCCGAGCTGCTGACCACGCTCGGCGCCGAGGGTGCCCGATGGGGCGACTTGACGGTGCCGGCGACCCCGGTCACCCCGGTGGACACGACCGGTGCCGGCGACGCCTTCTGCGGCACGCTCGCTGCAGCCCTGTGCCGCGGTGCGGACCGTGCCGCGGCGTTGGCCGAGGCTGCCGAGGCCGCCTCGGCCAACGTGCTGCACCACGGGGCGCAGCCGCCGCTGCCCGCGGAGTAG
- a CDS encoding intradiol ring-cleavage dioxygenase has product MSSTAHHDQPTFEGRPLARPEDDLEDQGAGFDAATLVTRRRVLSVVGVGVGAAALAACGTDATTSTSSSSSTSSADNGSATSGGASADSGTATSDGSTAAGTLEEIPEETNGPYPADGTQDVNVLTESGIVRQDITTSLDGGSSVDGVALTMTFLVHDMVNDQPFEGVAVYAWQCDAEGRYSMYTQGVEDETWLRGIQVADSDGMVSFSTIVPGCYSGRWPHIHFEVYPDVDSATDVGNVIATSQVAFPEDILTEIYTRSEYAGSAENMAAVGSVEQDMIFADSLDQQMPTISGDVDSGYIATLTVNVDTTTEATGAGGGPGGGAGGPGGGGQPPSGGGPGGEPPSGEPPTN; this is encoded by the coding sequence ATGAGTTCCACAGCGCACCACGACCAACCCACCTTCGAGGGCCGGCCTCTCGCCCGGCCCGAGGACGACCTCGAGGACCAGGGCGCCGGCTTCGACGCCGCCACCCTGGTCACCCGCCGACGGGTGCTCAGCGTCGTCGGCGTCGGGGTCGGGGCGGCCGCCCTGGCCGCCTGCGGCACCGACGCGACCACGTCCACCTCCTCGAGCAGCAGCACCAGCTCGGCGGACAACGGCTCGGCCACCTCGGGCGGCGCGTCCGCCGACAGCGGGACCGCGACCTCGGACGGCTCGACGGCCGCCGGCACGCTGGAGGAGATCCCGGAGGAGACCAACGGCCCCTACCCGGCCGACGGCACCCAGGACGTCAACGTGCTCACCGAGTCCGGCATCGTCCGCCAGGACATCACCACCAGCCTGGACGGCGGGTCCTCCGTCGACGGGGTGGCCCTGACGATGACCTTCCTCGTCCACGACATGGTCAACGACCAGCCGTTCGAGGGGGTCGCGGTCTACGCCTGGCAGTGCGACGCCGAGGGCCGGTACTCGATGTACACCCAGGGCGTCGAGGACGAGACCTGGCTGCGCGGCATCCAGGTCGCCGACAGCGACGGCATGGTCAGCTTCAGCACGATCGTCCCCGGCTGCTACTCCGGCCGCTGGCCGCACATCCACTTCGAGGTCTACCCGGACGTCGACTCGGCGACCGATGTCGGGAACGTCATCGCGACCTCGCAGGTCGCCTTCCCCGAGGACATCCTCACCGAGATCTACACCCGGTCGGAGTATGCCGGGTCCGCCGAGAACATGGCCGCCGTCGGTTCGGTGGAGCAGGACATGATCTTCGCCGACAGCCTCGACCAGCAGATGCCCACCATCAGCGGCGACGTCGACTCCGGCTACATCGCCACGCTCACCGTCAACGTCGACACCACGACCGAGGCCACCGGCGCCGGGGGCGGCCCCGGCGGTGGCGCCGGCGGACCGGGCGGCGGCGGGCAGCCTCCCTCGGGCGGCGGTCCCGGCGGCGAACCCCCGTCGGGCGAGCCCCCGACCAACTGA
- a CDS encoding zinc-ribbon domain-containing protein encodes MLAEEWDWERNTGEPALSSVAPQHRVAWRCAVCGHAWVASVSERLAEDGGCPECARIARSFQVRRRSRSLTEVAPETAMEWHPTFNGWLRPSDVSADSARRVWWLCRRDHEWKERVRDRTHAGRGCPVCARPWSAPTIPGALPGR; translated from the coding sequence GTGCTCGCCGAGGAGTGGGACTGGGAGCGCAACACCGGTGAGCCGGCGCTGTCCTCCGTGGCCCCGCAGCACCGGGTCGCCTGGCGGTGCGCGGTCTGTGGCCACGCCTGGGTGGCCAGCGTGAGTGAGCGTCTCGCCGAGGACGGCGGCTGCCCCGAGTGCGCTCGGATCGCCCGTTCCTTCCAGGTGCGCCGCCGGTCCAGGTCGCTGACCGAGGTCGCCCCCGAGACCGCGATGGAGTGGCACCCCACCTTCAACGGCTGGCTGCGCCCCTCCGATGTCTCGGCCGACTCGGCCCGACGGGTGTGGTGGCTGTGCCGGCGCGACCACGAGTGGAAGGAGCGGGTCAGGGACCGGACACATGCGGGGCGCGGCTGCCCGGTCTGCGCCCGGCCGTGGTCGGCACCGACGATCCCGGGAGCCCTCCCCGGCCGCTAG
- a CDS encoding transaldolase family protein codes for MAFYIDSADRPLIEELWATGVFQGVTTNPTILSRAGLGQSDLPELYRWLTGLGVGTFYAQVVGTTTEAMLDSAAGLRDLGPLVVKVPATAAGFRAAGELVRDGGQVLLTAVYHPVQALLARDVGIQGVAPYVGRMIDAGRPGVAAVTQMQQAIGTEPTRILAASLRSADDVAALAAVGVPDFTVGEAVARAMLEDELTLTAVEEFEAAAAG; via the coding sequence ATGGCCTTCTACATCGACTCCGCCGACCGCCCGCTCATCGAGGAGCTGTGGGCGACCGGCGTGTTCCAGGGCGTGACCACCAACCCGACGATCCTGTCCCGCGCCGGGCTCGGCCAGTCCGACCTGCCCGAGCTGTACCGCTGGCTGACCGGCCTCGGCGTCGGGACCTTCTACGCCCAGGTCGTGGGGACGACCACCGAGGCGATGCTGGACTCGGCCGCCGGGCTGCGCGACCTCGGCCCGCTGGTGGTCAAGGTCCCCGCGACCGCGGCCGGGTTCCGGGCGGCCGGTGAGCTGGTGCGGGACGGGGGGCAGGTGCTGCTCACCGCGGTCTACCACCCGGTGCAGGCGCTGCTCGCCCGGGACGTCGGCATCCAGGGGGTCGCGCCGTATGTCGGCCGGATGATCGACGCCGGACGCCCCGGCGTGGCGGCCGTGACCCAGATGCAGCAGGCGATCGGCACTGAGCCCACCCGAATCCTGGCGGCCTCGCTGCGGTCCGCCGACGACGTCGCGGCGCTCGCCGCCGTGGGCGTGCCGGACTTCACGGTGGGCGAGGCCGTGGCCCGGGCGATGCTGGAGGATGAGCTGACGCTGACGGCGGTCGAGGAGTTCGAGGCGGCGGCCGCCGGCTGA
- a CDS encoding shikimate dehydrogenase, with amino-acid sequence MRFVGVTTGASSIMRIFPVWADILGLDAELVGLDIPLGAQPSAYREAMAEMREDPACVGALVTTHKIALHDAARDLFDELDPFAASCGEISSIAFRDRAAGDGTPRTAGAAKDPITAGLALEEVLAPDHFAGGGHVLCLGAGGAGTAIGWYLAGRPDRPGPLTVVDVSAERLDHLRTVVGGHAPGVDLRTLTVGEADLPALLADLPPGSLLVNATGMGKDRPGSPLPDEVVLPRGAVVWELNYRGSLEFLAQARAQEVERELTVVDGWRYFIHGWTQVIADVFDLEMTPEVVAELSAAARDATT; translated from the coding sequence ATGCGATTCGTCGGCGTCACCACCGGCGCCTCCTCGATCATGCGGATCTTCCCCGTCTGGGCCGACATTCTCGGCCTGGACGCCGAGCTGGTCGGGCTGGACATCCCCCTCGGGGCCCAGCCCTCGGCATACCGGGAGGCGATGGCCGAGATGCGCGAGGACCCCGCCTGCGTCGGCGCCCTGGTGACCACGCACAAGATCGCGCTGCACGACGCCGCCCGCGACCTGTTCGACGAGCTCGACCCGTTCGCGGCGAGCTGCGGGGAGATCTCCTCGATCGCGTTCCGGGACAGGGCGGCGGGCGACGGCACCCCGCGCACCGCCGGCGCCGCGAAGGACCCGATCACCGCGGGCCTGGCCCTGGAGGAGGTCCTGGCCCCCGACCACTTCGCCGGCGGCGGGCACGTGCTGTGCCTCGGCGCGGGGGGCGCGGGGACCGCGATCGGCTGGTACCTCGCCGGGCGTCCGGACCGCCCCGGCCCGCTGACCGTGGTCGACGTCTCCGCCGAGCGGCTGGACCACCTGCGCACCGTGGTCGGCGGGCACGCCCCCGGGGTCGACCTGCGCACCCTCACCGTCGGGGAAGCCGACCTGCCGGCCCTGCTCGCGGACCTGCCCCCGGGGAGCCTACTGGTCAACGCCACCGGGATGGGCAAGGACCGGCCGGGGAGCCCGCTGCCCGACGAGGTGGTGCTGCCCCGCGGCGCGGTCGTGTGGGAGCTGAACTACCGCGGCAGCCTGGAGTTCCTGGCGCAGGCCCGGGCGCAGGAGGTCGAGCGGGAGCTCACCGTGGTGGACGGCTGGCGCTACTTCATCCACGGGTGGACCCAGGTGATCGCCGACGTCTTCGACCTGGAGATGACCCCGGAGGTCGTCGCCGAGCTCTCCGCCGCCGCCCGGGACGCCACGACGTGA